A genomic window from Streptomyces sp. HUAS YS2 includes:
- a CDS encoding GNAT family N-acetyltransferase gives MDFTIRAVRPEEYEALGEITARAYLDDGHLDFGEDDDYLHLLKDVARRDAEAEVLVAVDETGTVLGGVTFTAGGEEWADIAVPGEAEFRMLAVAHAARGRGVGEALVRACAERARTLDGCTRLVMSTQARMADAHRIYERLGFVRTSARDWKPLPDMDPLLTYSLEL, from the coding sequence ATGGACTTCACGATCAGGGCGGTACGCCCCGAGGAGTACGAGGCGCTCGGGGAGATCACCGCACGGGCCTATCTGGACGACGGACACCTGGACTTCGGCGAGGACGACGACTATCTGCACCTCCTGAAGGACGTGGCCCGCAGGGACGCCGAGGCCGAGGTGCTGGTCGCGGTCGACGAGACGGGAACGGTCCTCGGCGGCGTGACGTTCACCGCCGGAGGCGAGGAGTGGGCCGACATCGCCGTGCCCGGCGAGGCGGAGTTCCGGATGCTCGCCGTCGCGCACGCGGCGCGCGGGCGGGGCGTCGGCGAGGCCCTCGTCCGGGCCTGTGCCGAGCGGGCCCGGACGCTCGACGGCTGCACCCGCCTGGTCATGTCCACCCAGGCCCGCATGGCCGACGCGCACCGGATCTACGAGCGGCTCGGCTTCGTCCGGACGTCCGCACGGGACTGGAAGCCCCTCCCGGACATGGACCCGCTGCTCACCTACAGCCTGGAGCTCTGA
- a CDS encoding ribonucleoside-diphosphate reductase subunit alpha, giving the protein MTIAPADPASAEASAVESDGPGTALLRTLTDLTADLPDTDPGRVAAAALRGRHAGSDEAELRELATEAAAGLIAEDPAYSRLAARLLTLTIGQEAAGQGAVSFSASVATGHREGLIADRTADFVARHAARLDGLIDPAADDRFGYFGLRTLYSRYLLRHPITRKVVETPQHFMLRVACGLAEDDSLRALDEVAALYGLMSRLDYLPSSPTLFNSGTRHPQMSSCYLLDSPLDELDSIYDRYHQVARLSKHAGGIGLSYSRIRARGSLIRGTNGHSNGIVPFLKTLDASVAAVNQGGRRKGAAAVYLETWHADIEEFLELRDNTGEDARRTHNLNLAHWIPDEFMRRVNADAEWSLFSPADVPELVDLWGEEFDSAYRRAEAAGLARKTMPARDLYGRMMRTLAQTGNGWMTFKDASNRTANQTAEPGTVVHSSNLCTEIIEVTNDGETAVCNLGSVNLGAFVDTATGDIDWERLDATVRTAVTFLDRVVDINFYPTEQAGRSNARWRPVGLGAMGLQDVFFRLKLPFDSAEARALSTRIAERIMLAAYEASADLAERNGPLPAWEKTRAARGVLHPDHYDVELNWPERWASLRERISAVGMRNSLLLAIAPTATIASIAGVYECIEPQVSNLFKRETLSGEFLQVNSYLVAELKKLGVWDAQTREALRESNGSVAGFTWVPAEVRELYRTAWEIPQRGLIDMAAARTPFLDQSQSLNLFMETPTIGKLSSMYAYAWKQGLKTTYYLRSRPATRIARAAQAAAPIPVQQAAPDADAVACSLENPESCEACQ; this is encoded by the coding sequence GTGACCATCGCGCCCGCCGATCCGGCTTCGGCCGAGGCTTCCGCGGTCGAGAGCGACGGCCCCGGGACCGCACTGCTGCGGACCCTGACCGACCTCACCGCCGATCTCCCCGACACCGACCCGGGCCGGGTCGCCGCCGCCGCGCTGCGCGGCCGGCACGCCGGCTCGGACGAGGCGGAGCTGCGCGAGCTGGCCACGGAGGCCGCCGCCGGCCTGATCGCCGAGGACCCCGCGTACTCCCGGCTCGCCGCCCGGCTGCTCACCCTCACGATCGGTCAGGAAGCGGCCGGCCAGGGCGCGGTGTCGTTCTCCGCGTCTGTCGCCACCGGCCACCGCGAGGGCCTGATCGCGGACCGCACCGCGGACTTCGTCGCCCGGCACGCCGCCCGCCTGGACGGGCTGATCGACCCGGCCGCGGACGACCGCTTCGGCTACTTCGGCCTGCGCACCCTCTACTCGCGCTACCTGCTGCGGCACCCGATCACCCGCAAGGTCGTCGAGACGCCGCAGCACTTCATGCTCCGCGTCGCCTGCGGCCTGGCGGAGGACGACAGCCTGCGGGCCCTGGACGAGGTCGCCGCGCTGTACGGGCTGATGAGCCGGCTCGACTACCTGCCCTCCTCCCCCACCCTGTTCAACTCCGGCACCCGGCACCCGCAGATGTCCTCCTGCTACCTGCTGGACTCGCCGCTGGACGAGCTGGACTCGATCTACGACCGCTACCACCAGGTGGCGCGGCTCTCGAAGCACGCCGGCGGCATCGGCCTGTCGTACTCCCGCATCCGCGCCCGCGGTTCGCTGATCCGCGGCACCAACGGGCACTCCAACGGCATCGTGCCGTTCCTGAAGACGCTGGACGCCTCGGTCGCCGCCGTGAACCAGGGCGGCCGCCGCAAGGGCGCCGCCGCGGTCTACCTGGAGACCTGGCACGCGGACATCGAGGAGTTCCTGGAGCTCCGCGACAACACGGGCGAGGACGCCCGCCGTACGCACAACCTGAACCTTGCCCACTGGATCCCGGACGAGTTCATGCGCCGGGTGAACGCGGACGCCGAGTGGTCGCTGTTCTCCCCGGCGGACGTGCCCGAGCTGGTCGACCTGTGGGGCGAGGAGTTCGACTCCGCGTACCGCAGGGCAGAGGCGGCGGGCCTGGCTCGCAAGACCATGCCGGCCCGCGACCTGTACGGCCGGATGATGCGGACCCTGGCGCAGACCGGCAACGGCTGGATGACGTTCAAGGACGCCTCCAACCGCACGGCCAACCAGACGGCGGAGCCGGGCACGGTCGTCCACTCCTCGAACCTCTGCACCGAGATCATCGAGGTCACGAACGACGGCGAGACGGCCGTCTGCAACCTGGGTTCGGTGAACCTCGGCGCCTTCGTCGACACGGCGACCGGCGACATCGACTGGGAGCGTCTGGACGCGACCGTCCGTACGGCCGTCACGTTCCTCGACCGGGTCGTCGACATCAACTTCTACCCGACCGAGCAGGCCGGCCGGTCCAACGCCCGCTGGCGGCCGGTGGGCCTGGGCGCGATGGGCCTCCAGGACGTCTTCTTCCGGCTGAAGCTGCCCTTCGACTCGGCCGAGGCGCGGGCGCTGTCGACGAGGATCGCCGAGCGGATCATGCTCGCCGCGTACGAGGCGTCCGCCGACCTGGCCGAGCGCAACGGCCCGCTCCCGGCCTGGGAGAAGACCCGCGCGGCGCGTGGCGTCCTGCACCCGGACCACTACGACGTGGAGCTGAACTGGCCCGAGCGCTGGGCCTCGCTGCGCGAGCGGATCTCCGCCGTCGGCATGCGCAACAGCCTGCTGCTCGCCATCGCGCCGACCGCGACGATCGCCTCGATCGCCGGTGTGTACGAGTGCATCGAGCCGCAGGTCTCCAACCTGTTCAAGCGCGAGACGCTGTCCGGCGAGTTCCTCCAGGTCAACTCGTACCTGGTGGCCGAGCTGAAGAAGCTCGGCGTGTGGGACGCGCAGACCCGCGAGGCGCTGCGCGAGTCCAACGGCTCGGTGGCCGGCTTCACCTGGGTGCCGGCGGAGGTGCGCGAGCTGTACCGGACGGCCTGGGAGATCCCGCAGCGCGGCCTGATCGACATGGCGGCGGCGCGGACCCCGTTCCTCGACCAGAGCCAGTCCCTGAACCTGTTCATGGAGACGCCGACGATCGGCAAGCTGTCGTCGATGTACGCGTACGCCTGGAAGCAGGGCCTGAAGACGACGTACTACCTGCGCTCCCGCCCGGCGACCCGGATCGCCCGCGCGGCCCAGGCCGCCGCCCCGATCCCCGTCCAGCAGGCCGCCCCCGACGCGGACGCCGTCGCCTGCTCCCTGGAAAACCCCGAGTCCTGCGAGGCCTGCCAGTAA
- a CDS encoding ribonucleotide-diphosphate reductase subunit beta has protein sequence MSSTDKNLLDPGFELTLRPMRYPDFYERYRDAIKNTWTVEEVDLHSDVADLAKLTPGEQHMIGRLVAFFATGDSIVANNLVLTLYKHINSPEARLYLSRQLFEEAVHVQFYLTLLDTYLPDPADRAAAFDAVENIPSIREKAQFCFKWMDSVEKIEKLETAADRRRFLLNLICFAACIEGLFFYGAFAYVYWFRSRGLLHGLATGTNWVFRDETMHMNFAFEVVDTVRKEEPELFDDALQQQVTDMLKEAVEAELQFGRDLCGDGLPGMNTESMREYLQCVADQRLQRLGFPPVYGSENPFSFMELQGVQELTNFFERRPSAYQVAVEGSVDLDEDF, from the coding sequence ATGAGCTCGACCGACAAGAACCTCCTCGACCCGGGCTTCGAGCTCACGCTCCGCCCGATGCGCTACCCGGACTTCTACGAGCGCTACCGGGACGCGATCAAGAACACCTGGACCGTCGAGGAGGTCGACCTCCACTCGGACGTCGCCGACCTCGCCAAGCTCACGCCGGGTGAGCAGCACATGATCGGCCGCCTCGTCGCGTTCTTCGCGACCGGCGACTCGATCGTGGCGAACAACCTGGTGCTGACGCTGTACAAGCACATCAACTCCCCGGAGGCGCGGCTGTACCTGAGCCGTCAGCTCTTCGAGGAGGCGGTCCACGTCCAGTTCTACCTGACGCTCCTGGACACGTACCTGCCCGACCCGGCCGACCGCGCGGCGGCCTTCGACGCGGTCGAGAACATCCCCTCCATCCGCGAGAAGGCGCAGTTCTGCTTCAAGTGGATGGACTCGGTCGAGAAGATCGAGAAGCTGGAGACGGCCGCCGACCGGCGCCGCTTCCTGCTCAACCTGATCTGCTTCGCCGCCTGCATCGAGGGCCTGTTCTTCTACGGCGCCTTCGCGTACGTGTACTGGTTCCGGTCCCGCGGCCTGCTGCACGGTCTGGCGACCGGCACCAACTGGGTGTTCCGCGACGAGACGATGCACATGAACTTCGCCTTCGAGGTCGTGGACACCGTCCGCAAGGAAGAGCCTGAGCTCTTCGACGACGCGCTCCAGCAGCAGGTCACCGACATGCTGAAGGAGGCCGTCGAGGCGGAGCTGCAGTTCGGCCGTGACCTGTGCGGCGACGGCCTGCCGGGCATGAACACCGAGTCGATGCGCGAGTACCTCCAGTGCGTCGCCGACCAGCGCCTGCAGCGCCTCGGCTTCCCGCCGGTCTACGGCTCGGAGAACCCGTTCTCCTTCATGGAGCTCCAGGGCGTCCAGGAACTGACCAACTTCTTCGAGCGCCGCCCGTCCGCCTACCAGGTGGCCGTCGAGGGCTCGGTGGACCTGGACGAGGACTTCTGA
- the def gene encoding peptide deformylase, with amino-acid sequence MAQQQTDEQLNDGFVVDTEDCEARELAYRERGTARPITVVGNPVLHKECKDVTEFDDELAALIDDMFASQKAAEGVGLAANQIGVDLKVFVYDCPDDEGVRHTGVVINPVLQDLPADRRILDDSNEGCLSVPTAYASLARPDYAEVHGQDAQGNPIKVRGTGYFARCLQHETDHLYGFLYIDKLSKRDRKDALRQMEEGTPRYETVPND; translated from the coding sequence ATGGCGCAGCAGCAGACGGACGAGCAGCTGAACGACGGCTTCGTCGTCGACACGGAGGACTGCGAGGCGCGTGAGCTCGCGTACCGCGAGCGCGGCACGGCGCGCCCGATCACCGTCGTCGGGAACCCCGTGCTCCACAAGGAGTGCAAGGACGTCACCGAGTTCGACGACGAGCTTGCCGCACTGATCGACGACATGTTCGCCAGCCAGAAGGCGGCGGAGGGCGTGGGCCTGGCCGCCAACCAGATCGGCGTGGACCTCAAGGTCTTCGTGTACGACTGCCCGGACGACGAGGGCGTGCGGCACACCGGCGTCGTGATCAACCCGGTCCTCCAGGACCTGCCGGCCGACCGCCGCATCCTCGACGACTCCAACGAGGGCTGCCTGTCGGTGCCGACCGCGTACGCCTCGCTGGCCCGCCCGGACTACGCCGAGGTGCACGGCCAGGACGCCCAGGGCAACCCGATCAAGGTCCGTGGCACCGGCTACTTCGCCCGCTGCCTCCAGCACGAGACGGACCACCTGTACGGCTTCCTCTACATCGACAAGCTGTCGAAGCGCGACCGCAAGGACGCCCTCCGCCAGATGGAAGAGGGCACCCCGCGCTACGAGACGGTCCCGAACGACTGA
- a CDS encoding tetratricopeptide repeat protein: MRIFGKVRHRPSASWRQATDRAFTLIGDGRYEDAGALLTRAADLEPWLSESWFNLALLHKFRHDWEQARAAGLRAVALLDKETGAPDWWNVGIAATALQDWPLARRAWQAYGLKVPGASAGTGEPAGMELGSAAVRLSPEGEAEVVWGRRLDPARIEVLSIPLPSSGRRWGEVVLHDGVPNGERTTTAGPSYPVFDEIELWAPSPVPTWVVLLEAATEADRDALEQLAADAGFAAEDWSSSVRLLCRACSESTMPSAEGEGEHLDPHDHSEPGHPGPLGHRSPGELWVPERECGIAAPAGLVRGLLDGWVADSPDSREWRDLEEVC, encoded by the coding sequence GTGAGGATCTTCGGGAAGGTACGGCATCGGCCCTCCGCCTCGTGGCGGCAGGCCACCGACCGCGCGTTCACGCTGATCGGCGACGGACGGTACGAGGACGCGGGCGCGCTGCTCACCCGCGCGGCGGATCTTGAGCCCTGGCTCTCCGAGTCCTGGTTCAACCTGGCCCTGCTGCACAAGTTCCGGCACGACTGGGAGCAGGCCCGCGCCGCCGGACTGCGCGCGGTCGCGCTGCTCGACAAGGAGACCGGCGCCCCGGACTGGTGGAACGTCGGCATCGCCGCCACCGCGCTGCAGGACTGGCCGCTGGCCCGTCGCGCCTGGCAGGCGTACGGCCTGAAGGTCCCCGGGGCCTCCGCCGGCACCGGCGAACCGGCCGGCATGGAGCTGGGCAGCGCCGCCGTGCGGCTGTCGCCCGAGGGCGAGGCAGAGGTGGTGTGGGGCCGCCGGCTCGACCCGGCCCGGATAGAGGTGCTGTCGATCCCGCTGCCGTCCTCCGGCCGCCGCTGGGGCGAGGTCGTGCTCCACGACGGCGTGCCCAACGGGGAGCGGACGACCACCGCCGGCCCCTCGTACCCGGTCTTCGACGAGATCGAGCTGTGGGCCCCTTCGCCGGTCCCGACCTGGGTGGTCCTCCTGGAGGCCGCGACGGAGGCCGACCGGGACGCCCTGGAGCAGCTCGCCGCCGACGCCGGCTTCGCGGCCGAGGACTGGTCGTCCTCCGTACGGCTGCTCTGCCGCGCGTGCTCCGAGTCGACCATGCCCAGCGCCGAGGGCGAGGGCGAGCACCTCGACCCGCACGACCACAGCGAGCCCGGCCACCCCGGCCCGCTCGGCCACCGTTCCCCCGGCGAACTCTGGGTACCGGAGCGGGAGTGCGGCATCGCCGCCCCGGCCGGCCTGGTCCGCGGGCTGCTCGACGGCTGGGTAGCGGACAGCCCGGACAGCCGGGAGTGGCGGGATCTCGAAGAGGTCTGCTGA